The following is a genomic window from Pyxidicoccus trucidator.
GCGGACGATGACGGTCTCCGCGGCCTTCGAGCCCACCTCGACAGCCCCCGCGAGGCTCGCCGTGTACACCTGCGTCCGGGTTGCCGTCGCCTTCGTGTCCGAGGCGGCGGGCTGGGCGGCCGCCAGCTGCGGCGCTGCCGTCAGCTCCGCCGTGGGCTGCGTGCCTGTCGTGGGCTTCGCGGTGGTGGCGCGCTTCGTTGTCCGCGAGGCCGGAGTGGGCGTCTTCTCGCTGCCGCCCGTGCTGCTGCCCGAGCGCGTCTTCGTTGTCTTTCGGGTCGCCATGGTCGCCTCTCACTTCTGAAGGTTCTGCACCTTGCCGAGCACCAGGCCCATCGCCTCCAGGGCCTTCTTCGCCTCCACCAGCGTGAGGCCCGCCATCGACGGCACCTCCACGGTGGTTTCAATCTTCGGCGCCACCGCCACGGCGAGCGCCACCGTGCTGCCACCCACCGGCACCAGAGTGCCCGGAGGCGGCGACTGCACCAGCACCAGCGACAAGTCGTATTCAGGGCCGGGCGTCGAGGGCGGCAGGTCCTTGCCCTGCGTGTCCAGCAGCCGCGACACGGTGATGGCCTTCGCGCCCAGCGCGGTGCGCGCCTGCGTCAGGGTCATGCCGAACACCGTGGGCATGGGGACATGGGTGGCCGTGAGCGCCAGGTCCAGCGAGACGTCGCCCGCCGCCTCGGTGATGGTGACGTTGCCGGTGGCCACCGCGTAGCCCGGTGCCTCGGCGCGGACGGTGTAGGCCCCGGGCACGAGGCCCGGGATGAAGTACGTGGTGTCCGTCGACACCGGCCGTACGGCCTCGACAGGAGGGGCGCCGGTGCGCGTGGCCGTGACGCGCACGGTGGCCAGGTCCACCCCGGGCGTGGTGATGGTGACCCGGACGGCGTGGCTGGAGGCCGCCAGGTGTTTGTGCAGGCCGTCGACGCCGTCGACCACGTCGTTCCACGCCTGCGCGGTGAGTGGCTCTCCGGGGTTGACGTGCCGGGCGATGAAGGGGTTGAGCGCCATGATGATTCCTTTCGTCCGTCAGGATGCGGGCGGCACGGGGGACACCACGGTCCCGCCCAGGATGCGAAGTGTCGGGTCTCCCTCGGGCAGGGGCAGTACGCCCGTGCCGAGGATCCAGGAGTCGTCCAGGAGTTTCGTTTCGATGAGCACGCCCGCCGAGCGGAAGCGCTCCAGTGCGCGAGCCACCCGCTCCAGCGCGGTGGCCTCGGGCGTGTCCAGCGCGTCGAAGCGCGGGGGAATGGACACCCGGACCACGTAGGACTGGTGCTCGCGCCAGGCCAGCTTCAGCTTCGCGGCGTCCGGGTGGGGATTCGGCGGCGGCGCGAACACCGAGCGGTCCGCGAAGCCGATGGCGAAGTAGGGCGTCACCCGGCGCACGGTGAAGGCCGGCGCGGTGCCCTGGCGCAAGGACAGGTGGGCCTCCTGCACGAAGAAGGCGAAGCGCGTGTCGCCCACGCCGATGCCGGGCACCTCCAGCGACACCGCCGGATGGGGGAACACCGCGTCGCGGTCCAGCGTGCCCGGGGGCGTGGCCACGGCGAAGGTGAGGGGACGCGCGCCCTCCGCAAGGCCCGGCCCGGCGAACACGAAGTCGCGCGTGTGCGGCGCGGTGGCGTCCGCGAAGCAGGCCCCCTTCCAGGAGTAGCCCCGGTCCGTCACGTCCACGCCGTCCAGGCGCAGGGTGCCTTCCTCGGTGAGCACCAGCTGCTTCCCGTCCGGCACCGAGCCCGCGAAGCCGAAGCCGCAGCCCTCGTCGCGGTTCACCAGGTGCGGCCCCACCGTGTGGTCGCCCAGGCCCTCGATGCGCACCTCCAGCTCCGCCTGAGAGAAGCCGCGGCGGGACACGCTGAAGAGGTCCGCATGCGGACGCGGGCCCAGGTCTCGCTCCTCGCGGCGCAGCGGGTTCTCCTCCACGCCGACAATCTCCTCGGCGTAGGGCAGGGGCAGGGGAGGCAGGTTGCCGCCCCGGGGGACGGGCTCGGGGCGGAGCCGGTCCTTCACGAAGGTGACGTGCCGGTAGCGGTCCAGGCTGTGGAAGTAGCCGTCGGTGCGCGTGAGGTCGAGCGTGGTGCTGCCGGCCTCGCGAATCTGCGCCAGCACCTGCGCGTTCCGGGCGGTGTCCACCTCCAGGTCCAGCGCGTTGGTCGCGGCCTCCAGCAGCGAGCCCACGGTGATGTTGCCGTTGCCGTGGATGCGGCAGATCTCCCGGACGCGCTCGCGGGCCGCGTCCAGCACCTTGCGGAACGTCACGCTGCGCCGCGCGGCCGCCGCCAGCGCCGTGGCCGCCGCGTTGAGGTTCGCCGGCTGGGCCGGGGGCGCGTACCTCGGCAGCAGCGCGCCGGGCGTCTCCGTGCCCCAGAGCTCGAAGAGGGCCTGTGCCTGGGCGTCGCGCTCGGCGGTGTCGCCCGCCGTCACGGCGTCCTCCAGCGCCTGCGCCAGCGCGAGGACCTTCGCGACGCGGAGGAAGAGGAGGTCCAGTTGGGTGCGGTCGATGCCGTGCAGGCCACCGAGCAGCAGCAGATCCCGCAGCGTGTCCGCGTCCGCCAGCCGGTGCGCGCGGCGCACGCCGGCCAGGTCCGAGGAGAGCAGATCCAGGCCGCCGGCCAGGGCCGCCACCGCCTCGCCCAGCTGCTTGCCGGGCCGGGCGGCCTCCAGGTGCGCGGGGAAGCGCTGGAGGATCTGCAGGGGGCGCGTGCTCACGGTGAGGTCACCTTCACGTTGCGAATCCAGGCCAGCTCCTGGGGCGTCAGCGTGAGCGCCGGGCTGACGCCATTGAGCCGCACGCCCGCCGTCACGTACTCACCCGTGTAGCTGAGGGTATTCACGGTGAACGTCTCGGGCGGGGTGATGAGCCCGCGCAGCGCGGCGGCCGTCAGGTTCGTCAGCGAGCCCACGCCGTCCCGGAGCTGCGCCATGATTTGATAGCGCGCGGCGTCCAGGTTCGCGGCGGTGTCGCCCAGCGCGCCCGCGCCCAGCAAGGTGATGCCCACGACGACCTCCAGGCCCAGCAGCTCGCCGGCGACGCGCACCTCGATGCTGCCTCCGTCCTTCGTCGCCACGGACGGACGCCGCGTGCGTCCGGGGAAGACGTTGCGGTGGCGGGGCCCATTCGGCGCGGAGGGCGGGTACAGCTCCAGCGCCGCGTCCACCACGCCGTCGATTCCCATCAGCGCGGCGACGACGCGGTTGTAGACCACCGCCTCGCCCACGCCCGCGTCCGCCACGGTGACGCGGAGGGTCTCCTCGGCCAGCGTCTTGAGCGCGGTCCGGTCCTGCGCGGACAGCCGGGCGGAGCCGGGCACCAGGATGACCCGGGCCACCACCGGGGCGAACAGGCCCTCGCCGTCGAGGCTGTCCTGCGGGTCTCCCTCCATTTCCGAGACGAGGTTCGCGCTCGGGGTGACGACCTCGGGCGGCGGCGTGACGCTCAGGTGGTGCAGCACGCGCACGCCCACGGGCCGGGTGCTCTCGATGAGGTCCACCGCGCGCTCCGCCAGCGCCTGCGTCAGCTCGGCGGCCACGCTCACCGTCACCAGCCCGGGGCGGGTGAGCGGATCCTCCTCCAGCAGGATGTCCTTCTCGCGTACCCCCGGCAGCGTGGCCAGCGCACCCTTGAGCGCACCCACGGTGCCCTGGCCCGCCGTCTCCAGCGCCCGGCGGGCCCGCGCGCGGAGGGCCTCGTCCGTCTCCGGGTCGCCGTCCAGGCGGGTGCCCTGCGGATTCGCCGCGGACTCGATGCCGAGGATGGGCCGGTGGATGACGGAGATGGAGCGCGCCGGAGCCACGCCCAGGGGGCCGCTGTCTCGCGCGCGGATGGGTGCCTCCACCGACAGGCTGCCCCGGTGCAGGGTGCGGTCCTCGGTGGTCTCGAACTCCGCCAGCGGAGGCTCCGCCGTGGACAGGCGCGTGCCCTCCGGGACGAAGATGTCCGCGGGTGCGGGGCTCCCGCGGCTGAACACCACCGAGCCCGTCGCGAAGGTGCGATCTCGCCGCTCCAGCCCG
Proteins encoded in this region:
- a CDS encoding baseplate J/gp47 family protein, encoding MSYAAEPYAQFVEDLLLSLTGGVARERFVFLPENAPFRLSPPGPVVPSTLSVFGQVDGDFYRFVLDTDFTLDTDGGIEWLASPDGTPAADAVWPDEGTAFFANYDHRGPSGAAPRLNDRNPGSVVRLLSESFAREYAVVSRQLEGVYEAGFLDTATGRDLDNLVRLVGLERRDRTFATGSVVFSRGSPAPADIFVPEGTRLSTAEPPLAEFETTEDRTLHRGSLSVEAPIRARDSGPLGVAPARSISVIHRPILGIESAANPQGTRLDGDPETDEALRARARRALETAGQGTVGALKGALATLPGVREKDILLEEDPLTRPGLVTVSVAAELTQALAERAVDLIESTRPVGVRVLHHLSVTPPPEVVTPSANLVSEMEGDPQDSLDGEGLFAPVVARVILVPGSARLSAQDRTALKTLAEETLRVTVADAGVGEAVVYNRVVAALMGIDGVVDAALELYPPSAPNGPRHRNVFPGRTRRPSVATKDGGSIEVRVAGELLGLEVVVGITLLGAGALGDTAANLDAARYQIMAQLRDGVGSLTNLTAAALRGLITPPETFTVNTLSYTGEYVTAGVRLNGVSPALTLTPQELAWIRNVKVTSP
- a CDS encoding carboxypeptidase-like regulatory domain-containing protein, giving the protein MALNPFIARHVNPGEPLTAQAWNDVVDGVDGLHKHLAASSHAVRVTITTPGVDLATVRVTATRTGAPPVEAVRPVSTDTTYFIPGLVPGAYTVRAEAPGYAVATGNVTITEAAGDVSLDLALTATHVPMPTVFGMTLTQARTALGAKAITVSRLLDTQGKDLPPSTPGPEYDLSLVLVQSPPPGTLVPVGGSTVALAVAVAPKIETTVEVPSMAGLTLVEAKKALEAMGLVLGKVQNLQK